A stretch of the Desulfobacter sp. genome encodes the following:
- a CDS encoding LysM peptidoglycan-binding domain-containing protein: MNQILRVISIWTMVLLLVPVSGISAWAQAPQPFDTDEDQGFYYTIQKGDTLWDLSQKFYSSQWDWPGLWEINKEIKNPHWIYPGNKIRVYLKSADKQPLPQPAVQPAKPKVAVAPKFNYPGIDKVGFIKNTQENSLGEIIRERDGNLMMSANDIIYIKPTGVGALIPGAIYQIFTTEPVREKTGSTVFTGIKHLIKAEVEILENKVQYARAIIKKSYRDATVGDKIMAFYKRESMLPVQPAPCPH; this comes from the coding sequence ATGAACCAAATTTTAAGAGTCATATCCATCTGGACAATGGTTTTATTATTGGTCCCGGTTTCGGGGATATCTGCCTGGGCCCAGGCACCCCAGCCGTTTGACACAGATGAGGACCAGGGATTTTACTATACCATCCAAAAGGGAGACACCCTTTGGGATCTCTCCCAAAAATTTTACAGCTCCCAATGGGACTGGCCGGGATTGTGGGAAATAAACAAAGAGATCAAAAACCCCCACTGGATTTATCCTGGAAATAAAATCAGGGTCTATCTCAAATCAGCGGACAAACAGCCCCTGCCCCAGCCAGCGGTACAACCTGCCAAGCCCAAGGTTGCGGTCGCCCCAAAATTCAACTATCCAGGAATTGACAAGGTCGGATTTATCAAGAACACCCAGGAAAACAGTCTGGGAGAGATTATCCGGGAAAGAGACGGCAATCTGATGATGTCTGCCAATGATATCATCTATATCAAACCCACAGGTGTGGGTGCCCTGATTCCAGGGGCAATCTACCAGATTTTCACCACCGAACCTGTGCGAGAAAAAACTGGCAGCACCGTTTTTACCGGCATAAAGCATCTGATCAAAGCTGAAGTTGAAATCCTGGAAAACAAGGTGCAGTATGCCAGGGCAATCATTAAAAAATCCTATAGGGACGCCACCGTGGGAGACAAAATCATGGCCTTTTACAAGAGAGAGTCCATGTTGCCGGTCCAGCCCGCCCCCTGCCCCCATTGA